From the Ruania alkalisoli genome, one window contains:
- a CDS encoding LPXTG cell wall anchor domain-containing protein — MQRSMKFLAWLACALVGLVAIPVAAQPGHAAPEADNQTVWEEQDLGRPISGVATGSSGYTTDGSGREIAVVTAGGQPSVFSAVDVETGEQLMRAEIPANGAQVWQYVTMPDRSIYFGTTKIGGVFRFDPDSMELTQIDETPFGQPTIFAAAADDDGTIFFGTYPDSKVLSYNTVTGEWRDYGPVLAGEDYVRSMDVDGDYVYVGTGTSSRLARIEIVTGDVTEIPLPSEYANGTFVYGVSVREGLLFAVTRPANVMLVYSLDDEEWVDEIPNSVSHGVSPAFSSQESAGPLEGVDTASSGYTENASGDSMAIIADRGDPTVVRVVDVESGTQLISETIPRRGSQVWGYATAPDRRVYFGATGSGEVYRFDPDSLELETIAEMPFEQTHFFAAAADSDGRITFGTYPDGKVISYDPSNDQWRDYGTVVAGADYVRSLDVADGYVYAGTMGDARLMKLDLSSGDKVEIPLPVEYKDGTSVNAVSVRGEYVFVRSSPANVVLVYSLTEERWVDEVPNMIGYDISPIVTTVDTGEEREEVVLSSEGGEFVAYDLQSQDRRVISLSAPGAARGWGTYDLSLAGFPGSSIVTADGDGTFRAWSPQTGATETFEVRSGSGQVRTEVLLSLLGPEVVAYDLNTRERRVISMSVSGAARGWGLQEFSREDLPGESLVMARVNGTFLVWNPQTDVSETFRPDVARGEYFIRSMAAGPDGNAWVGGYIQGIGLADADTGDTRMFTASGQPESMTAHGDYMVYGTYGGGQLWSYDSTQSWAYGTNPGSGVTIGHEQDRPVTMTSAGDVVAVGSVPYYGELGGALSLYDPTTGDLEVFRNVVQDQSVLSLAYRDGLIYGGTGIWGGLGVEPTTDDGHLFIFDPETDEVIYSGVPVPGAGNVSALTFDDDGNLWGLTYGELFKFDPDSREVVHIETYMEGDSDNPYWTGRELFWNDGKLVGSTMLGWGSGERIFEIEPESLEMTVLVSDAINLAIDRNGSYYYSRGANLYRLVESDVDPVDGPQVSVTPAELSESRVADAGVTIVGTGFGPDSPVDLSVDGEDLGSAVADGDGAVEFTYAAELTAGEYVVALTAGVGGAQTVLTVTADADPDPDLQIPAEAPEEDALTPSSEGGISVPPIVDQGATIPVQIGSERAGERVGVWIFSDSVYLGAQTVGTDGSVVVTLPETFVGDHRIAVFAEDETVIGWAEIEILATGGGDPSSSEADGGGTEEPLPETGLDAGWPVLMALTACALGGVLLLLRRRALVHRTSRTPN, encoded by the coding sequence ATGCAACGAAGCATGAAGTTCCTTGCCTGGCTGGCGTGTGCGCTAGTTGGCTTGGTGGCCATTCCGGTTGCTGCGCAACCTGGGCACGCGGCACCTGAAGCCGACAACCAGACGGTGTGGGAGGAGCAAGATCTCGGACGTCCAATTAGTGGTGTTGCCACGGGATCGTCTGGCTATACGACCGACGGTTCTGGTCGGGAGATTGCGGTCGTGACCGCCGGTGGCCAACCGTCGGTGTTCAGCGCGGTCGACGTGGAGACGGGTGAGCAGCTGATGCGGGCGGAGATCCCTGCCAACGGAGCTCAAGTGTGGCAGTACGTGACCATGCCCGATCGCAGCATCTACTTCGGGACGACGAAGATCGGAGGCGTATTTCGATTCGACCCGGACAGTATGGAATTGACGCAGATCGATGAGACGCCGTTCGGTCAGCCCACAATCTTCGCCGCGGCCGCTGATGATGACGGTACGATCTTTTTCGGGACCTACCCCGACAGCAAGGTCCTCTCGTACAATACGGTGACGGGCGAGTGGCGGGACTACGGTCCAGTTCTCGCTGGCGAGGATTATGTGCGTAGCATGGACGTCGACGGTGACTACGTCTACGTCGGCACAGGAACCAGTTCGCGCCTGGCGCGAATCGAGATAGTGACTGGTGACGTCACCGAAATCCCACTGCCGAGCGAGTATGCGAATGGAACTTTCGTGTACGGGGTGAGTGTACGTGAAGGGCTACTGTTCGCGGTAACCAGGCCAGCTAATGTCATGTTGGTCTACTCCTTGGACGACGAAGAATGGGTCGACGAAATTCCTAACTCAGTTAGCCACGGTGTCTCACCCGCCTTCTCGTCCCAAGAATCAGCCGGCCCGCTGGAAGGTGTCGATACGGCGTCTTCTGGCTACACTGAGAATGCGTCTGGCGATTCGATGGCAATCATCGCCGATCGCGGGGATCCGACAGTTGTTCGCGTTGTCGACGTCGAGTCGGGTACGCAGCTCATTTCTGAAACGATTCCTCGGCGAGGTTCGCAAGTGTGGGGGTATGCGACGGCCCCGGACCGCAGGGTGTACTTCGGGGCGACAGGATCAGGCGAAGTGTATCGATTCGACCCAGATTCTCTGGAACTCGAAACGATTGCCGAGATGCCTTTTGAGCAAACCCATTTCTTTGCTGCGGCTGCCGACTCTGATGGTCGCATTACTTTCGGCACCTATCCCGATGGGAAGGTCATATCTTATGACCCGTCGAATGATCAGTGGCGCGACTATGGCACGGTTGTCGCTGGTGCCGACTATGTGCGCAGTCTGGACGTGGCTGACGGTTACGTATATGCAGGCACGATGGGTGACGCGCGACTGATGAAACTCGATCTTTCGAGTGGCGACAAGGTCGAGATTCCCTTGCCGGTTGAGTATAAGGACGGCACGAGCGTGAATGCCGTCAGCGTTCGCGGGGAGTACGTGTTTGTCCGCTCCAGCCCTGCGAATGTGGTTCTGGTGTACTCGCTAACCGAGGAACGATGGGTTGACGAAGTTCCCAATATGATTGGATATGACATCTCGCCAATCGTCACGACTGTGGACACTGGCGAGGAGCGTGAGGAAGTGGTGCTTTCGTCGGAAGGAGGGGAATTCGTCGCATACGACCTGCAGTCGCAGGATCGGCGGGTGATCTCGTTGTCTGCTCCGGGTGCCGCACGCGGATGGGGAACCTACGACCTGTCCCTCGCGGGCTTTCCTGGTTCGTCCATCGTCACGGCTGATGGAGATGGGACCTTTCGTGCCTGGAGCCCGCAGACAGGCGCCACCGAGACCTTTGAGGTGAGGTCCGGGTCTGGGCAGGTGCGGACTGAAGTGCTGCTGTCACTTCTCGGGCCGGAAGTAGTTGCCTACGATCTGAATACTCGCGAGCGGCGCGTGATATCTATGTCGGTGTCTGGCGCCGCACGGGGTTGGGGCTTGCAGGAGTTCTCCCGTGAGGACCTCCCTGGCGAGTCGCTTGTGATGGCGCGTGTGAACGGTACGTTCCTAGTGTGGAACCCGCAGACTGATGTAAGTGAGACGTTCCGGCCCGATGTCGCTCGTGGCGAGTACTTCATCCGGTCCATGGCTGCAGGACCTGACGGAAACGCTTGGGTCGGTGGGTACATTCAAGGCATCGGTCTCGCCGATGCCGACACTGGCGATACCCGGATGTTCACGGCTTCAGGACAGCCGGAGTCGATGACTGCGCACGGTGACTACATGGTGTACGGGACATACGGCGGTGGGCAATTGTGGTCCTATGACTCAACTCAGAGTTGGGCTTACGGGACCAATCCAGGCTCGGGAGTCACGATCGGTCACGAACAGGACCGCCCGGTGACGATGACCTCCGCGGGTGACGTCGTCGCCGTCGGCAGCGTGCCCTACTACGGTGAGCTCGGTGGTGCGCTGTCCTTGTACGACCCGACGACGGGCGATCTGGAGGTCTTCCGCAACGTCGTTCAGGACCAGTCAGTCCTCTCATTGGCTTATAGGGATGGCCTGATCTACGGCGGCACCGGCATCTGGGGAGGCTTAGGAGTAGAGCCGACGACCGATGATGGACATCTCTTCATCTTCGACCCCGAGACGGATGAGGTCATCTATTCAGGTGTACCCGTACCCGGTGCAGGTAATGTGTCGGCACTGACTTTCGACGATGACGGCAATCTCTGGGGTCTCACTTACGGGGAGTTGTTCAAGTTCGATCCGGACTCCCGCGAAGTCGTCCATATCGAGACATACATGGAGGGCGATTCCGACAACCCCTACTGGACTGGTCGCGAGCTCTTTTGGAATGACGGCAAGCTGGTCGGGTCCACGATGTTGGGCTGGGGATCGGGCGAGCGAATCTTTGAGATTGAGCCGGAGTCGCTGGAGATGACAGTCCTGGTCTCTGACGCGATCAACTTGGCGATCGACCGAAACGGTTCCTACTATTACAGCAGGGGCGCGAATCTGTACCGGCTCGTCGAGTCAGATGTCGACCCGGTGGACGGCCCGCAGGTGAGCGTGACGCCAGCGGAGTTGAGCGAGTCCAGGGTCGCAGATGCCGGGGTGACGATTGTTGGGACCGGGTTTGGCCCAGACTCGCCGGTGGACCTGTCAGTAGACGGTGAAGATCTGGGTTCGGCCGTCGCGGATGGTGATGGTGCGGTCGAGTTCACGTACGCGGCGGAGCTAACAGCGGGTGAGTATGTGGTGGCGTTGACAGCCGGAGTGGGCGGCGCACAGACGGTCCTCACCGTGACGGCCGATGCCGATCCCGATCCGGATCTTCAGATCCCGGCCGAGGCACCGGAAGAGGATGCACTGACGCCAAGTTCTGAGGGCGGGATCTCTGTTCCTCCGATCGTCGATCAGGGCGCGACCATCCCCGTACAGATCGGTTCTGAGCGCGCCGGGGAGCGCGTGGGTGTCTGGATCTTCTCCGACTCGGTCTATCTGGGCGCGCAGACTGTCGGTACTGACGGTTCGGTGGTGGTGACACTGCCAGAGACCTTCGTCGGCGATCATCGGATCGCCGTCTTTGCCGAGGATGAGACTGTCATCGGTTGGGCCGAGATCGAGATCCTCGCCACCGGCGGCGGCGATCCCAGCAGTTCGGAGGCCGACGGCGGAGGTACTGAGGAGCCGCTGCCGGAGACTGGGCTCGATGCTGGTTGGCCGGTGCTGATGGCACTCACAGCGTGCGCCCTCGGTGGGGTGCTGCTGCTGTTGCGGCGCCGGGCTCTCGTCCATCGGACGAGCCGGACGCCGAACTAG
- a CDS encoding carbohydrate ABC transporter permease, producing MTTLTRSDQERSTAPPPREPNRRKPWWRSSEAIAAYIFIGPMVVLFGLFRVWPAVYGIVLSFGDYTLRRTFSFVGVDHYVRLFQDPIFWDSLRVTFTFAAIQMPLAMIVSLAMAQLCNRVMRGMAVYRSIFFLPTVTSSVLIALVFMWIFSGAGPVNALLDVVGVEPVGWLTERFWVLPTLAILSVWSSFGYNMLILLAGMLAIPQEYYEAAQIDGANSWQRFTQITLPNLKPAIFFVLVIETIKSLQTFDTIFVMTGGGPARGSYTLTFMIFDQGFGYFDFGYASAAGVVLLLITLVLSLIQRKLVGKND from the coding sequence ATGACAACGCTCACCCGTTCGGATCAGGAACGATCGACGGCCCCTCCCCCACGCGAACCAAACCGTCGCAAGCCCTGGTGGCGATCGTCGGAAGCCATCGCGGCCTACATCTTCATCGGTCCGATGGTGGTGTTGTTCGGGCTGTTCCGCGTCTGGCCCGCCGTCTACGGCATCGTGCTGAGCTTCGGCGACTACACGCTGCGTCGCACCTTCTCGTTCGTCGGCGTCGATCACTATGTCCGTCTCTTCCAGGATCCGATCTTCTGGGACTCCCTGCGAGTGACGTTCACCTTCGCCGCGATTCAGATGCCGCTCGCGATGATCGTCTCGCTCGCGATGGCCCAACTCTGCAATCGCGTGATGCGGGGGATGGCTGTCTACCGCTCGATCTTCTTCCTTCCCACGGTCACGTCCAGCGTGCTGATCGCACTGGTTTTCATGTGGATCTTCTCCGGGGCGGGCCCGGTGAACGCGCTGCTGGACGTTGTCGGCGTCGAACCTGTCGGATGGCTTACGGAGAGATTCTGGGTGCTGCCGACGCTCGCCATCTTGAGCGTCTGGAGTAGCTTCGGGTACAACATGCTGATCCTGCTGGCCGGGATGCTGGCGATCCCGCAGGAGTACTACGAGGCCGCCCAGATCGACGGCGCGAACTCCTGGCAGCGTTTCACACAGATCACGCTCCCCAATCTGAAGCCCGCAATATTCTTCGTCCTGGTGATCGAGACAATCAAGTCACTACAGACCTTCGACACGATCTTCGTCATGACCGGCGGTGGTCCCGCGCGTGGCAGCTACACCCTCACGTTTATGATCTTTGATCAGGGCTTTGGCTACTTCGACTTCGGCTATGCCAGCGCCGCTGGCGTCGTCCTCCTCCTGATCACACTCGTCCTCTCGCTGATCCAGCGCAAACTCGTGGGAAAGAACGACTGA
- a CDS encoding DUF1961 family protein, which yields MVDLSSPANLTEDVRPYGTHRFVTIDGRSGFHGTTRRSELAFETDLLRGAEWSLSLWVCPLEDLDVAAPLSWILEHDPEALRYRLVSDTPAGEAGGVFSWLWTSQIRPAMRAKLVHGTPEPGRLPASTQVESLPLTAATWYHLVLTFSDREKRMCLWVNGVLAGISEFDFTADVPGTRLHLGNPAMVFASIEAVDRELTAADIREEFASSASSRSRAAAERIRPLFEPQPRPRVDWEPDSDWSLDLQTSFNHPSDIDGWTLHGCQQPPHQMRELRTTSEGLLLHTPDEVADESRMYLWSPQMFEGDLAVQFDFRMEQDSGFGMLVTHASGMQGEDVLADPGDLARGAMQVINRNRLRNYYWGFFRRTPTTPKHVASHTLVKNPWTRNLALSASPVVEVGQWHRLLFVQEGARLRGAIDGEWVVEGHDDSYQNYGPILRTGRIALRLMYQTRMRVRDLHVWTRAGDVVTTPQTLPADQAGKGHD from the coding sequence ATGGTGGACCTGAGCAGTCCCGCGAACCTCACAGAGGATGTCCGCCCCTACGGCACGCACCGCTTCGTCACCATCGATGGGCGTAGCGGCTTCCACGGCACGACTCGCAGGAGCGAACTCGCGTTCGAGACCGACCTGCTGCGCGGAGCCGAGTGGTCGCTCTCGTTGTGGGTGTGCCCGCTGGAGGATCTGGACGTGGCGGCGCCGCTGTCCTGGATCCTCGAGCACGACCCCGAGGCACTGCGATACCGACTGGTCAGCGACACTCCCGCGGGCGAGGCCGGCGGGGTCTTCAGCTGGCTGTGGACATCACAGATCAGGCCGGCTATGCGGGCCAAGCTGGTCCACGGCACACCGGAGCCTGGGCGGCTACCGGCCTCCACCCAGGTGGAGAGTCTGCCGTTGACTGCGGCCACCTGGTACCACCTGGTGTTGACGTTCTCCGACCGGGAGAAGCGGATGTGCCTGTGGGTGAACGGGGTGCTGGCCGGGATCAGCGAGTTCGACTTCACCGCAGACGTCCCGGGCACCCGGCTCCACCTCGGCAATCCCGCCATGGTGTTCGCCTCGATCGAGGCAGTCGATCGTGAGCTCACCGCAGCCGACATACGGGAGGAGTTCGCCTCGTCTGCCTCATCCCGTAGTCGTGCGGCAGCCGAGCGGATCCGGCCATTGTTCGAACCCCAGCCTCGCCCTCGTGTGGACTGGGAGCCCGACTCCGACTGGAGTCTGGACCTACAGACCTCCTTCAACCATCCGAGCGACATCGACGGGTGGACCTTGCACGGCTGCCAGCAACCTCCGCATCAGATGAGGGAGCTGCGCACCACCAGCGAGGGGCTCTTGCTGCACACACCGGACGAGGTCGCGGACGAATCGCGCATGTACCTGTGGAGCCCGCAGATGTTCGAGGGCGATCTGGCGGTCCAGTTCGACTTCCGGATGGAGCAGGACAGCGGGTTCGGGATGCTCGTGACGCACGCGAGCGGGATGCAGGGCGAGGATGTGCTCGCCGATCCGGGTGACCTGGCACGCGGCGCCATGCAGGTGATCAACAGGAACCGGCTCCGCAACTACTACTGGGGCTTCTTCCGGCGCACTCCGACGACGCCCAAGCACGTCGCTTCTCACACCCTGGTCAAGAATCCGTGGACGCGGAACCTTGCGCTGAGCGCGTCTCCCGTGGTCGAAGTCGGGCAGTGGCATCGCCTGCTGTTCGTTCAGGAGGGCGCTCGACTGCGTGGCGCCATCGACGGCGAGTGGGTCGTGGAAGGCCACGACGATTCCTACCAGAACTATGGCCCGATCCTGCGTACAGGGCGGATCGCCTTGCGGCTCATGTACCAGACGCGGATGCGGGTGCGGGATCTGCACGTGTGGACGCGCGCCGGAGATGTCGTGACCACACCACAGACCCTTCCCGCCGACCAGGCTGGCAAAGGTCACGATTGA
- a CDS encoding ABC transporter substrate-binding protein, with protein MRHTATVATGTLATSALLLVAACGGGSDEPAGGGATDPEEVSGTVTFWPYPFGGVNEASWWEPHIEAFNEEYPDVEIDLQMQAYSGREESLVTSLSGGTEPDVVYFNPDFIPKYAVEDLLLPLDDTRDDWDQFHDSALNAMSYDGTLYGAPQLVSVSTNFCNVAIMDEVGVECPTTWDELREIAPAVQDAGYYVTNYYGTVNLNASFYQYLWQAGGEVLNEDMTEATFNSPEGLRALEFIKEMADNGWIPNEELATIPPFEQSEGGQGNVAYNGGGSVSSVQDILGEDAIETAPPMQDVESVIGGTVGGWSIFNTTDAPEASQAWVRYLTDVEFLDEFLPASNRFYSPRMDTAQLYTDNPALAVGAEYVPDMRAAVQHPAAREIIDIVMPHIQSVLLEGTDPQEALDAAAEEVNRIL; from the coding sequence ATGAGGCACACAGCCACGGTTGCCACCGGCACCCTTGCGACAAGCGCACTGCTACTGGTCGCCGCATGCGGCGGCGGAAGCGACGAACCAGCAGGCGGAGGCGCCACCGACCCGGAAGAGGTCTCAGGCACCGTCACCTTCTGGCCGTACCCATTCGGCGGGGTCAACGAGGCCAGCTGGTGGGAGCCCCACATCGAAGCGTTCAACGAGGAGTACCCAGACGTTGAGATCGACCTGCAGATGCAGGCCTACAGCGGACGGGAGGAGTCGCTTGTGACCTCCCTCTCCGGCGGCACCGAGCCGGACGTCGTCTACTTCAATCCGGATTTCATCCCCAAGTACGCGGTCGAGGACCTGTTGTTGCCCCTCGACGATACGCGCGACGACTGGGACCAGTTCCACGACTCGGCATTGAACGCGATGAGCTACGACGGGACTCTCTACGGTGCGCCACAACTGGTCAGCGTCTCCACGAACTTCTGCAACGTTGCCATCATGGACGAAGTCGGCGTCGAATGCCCGACAACCTGGGACGAACTGCGCGAGATCGCACCCGCCGTACAGGACGCCGGGTACTACGTCACCAACTACTACGGCACGGTGAACCTGAATGCCAGCTTCTACCAGTACTTGTGGCAGGCCGGTGGCGAAGTTCTCAACGAGGACATGACCGAGGCGACCTTCAACAGTCCCGAAGGCCTCAGAGCTCTGGAGTTCATCAAGGAGATGGCCGACAACGGGTGGATCCCGAACGAGGAGCTCGCCACGATTCCGCCATTCGAGCAGTCCGAGGGCGGACAGGGCAACGTCGCGTACAACGGCGGCGGGAGCGTGAGCAGCGTTCAGGACATCCTCGGCGAGGATGCCATTGAGACCGCACCACCCATGCAGGATGTCGAGTCTGTGATCGGGGGCACCGTGGGTGGCTGGTCGATCTTCAACACCACCGACGCACCGGAGGCCAGCCAGGCCTGGGTGCGCTACCTGACAGACGTGGAGTTCCTCGACGAGTTCCTGCCCGCAAGCAACCGCTTCTACTCCCCACGCATGGACACCGCCCAGCTCTACACCGATAACCCGGCCCTAGCGGTCGGCGCCGAGTACGTTCCGGACATGCGCGCCGCTGTCCAGCATCCTGCGGCTCGGGAGATCATCGACATCGTCATGCCGCATATCCAGAGCGTGCTCTTGGAGGGTACTGACCCCCAAGAAGCGCTTGACGCGGCAGCCGAAGAAGTGAACCGCATCCTCTGA
- a CDS encoding IS110 family transposase, whose translation MTSLSDLVEVVIGVDTHVDTHTAAIIDAGTGGVLGQVQVAATPAGYAELVEFVDTHLRGEDEADIETDPCAATGGRAWAIEGTRSHGAGLTRHLQARGELVIEIDRPQRAKRRRGAKSDPIDAVRAAREALTREHLATPRSGGNRHALAILLSTRDSLVTEAGRAARQVFHLIITAPEPLRAKFAGKKLPAMITTAARLRTRPGQDIETTTTITILRDLARRAQDLTTQAAQYKKQIHHIVTSMRADLLDQPGIGPIVAARILCAWSHPGRIHSEAAFAMLAGVAPIPATSGRTTNRHRLNRHGDRQLNRALHVIVLTRLRHDPHTRAYAQRRTTQGRTHREITRCLKRYIARDIYRQLEHHNPTNTP comes from the coding sequence ATGACTAGTCTGAGTGATCTCGTCGAGGTTGTCATCGGGGTCGACACCCATGTCGATACCCATACCGCGGCGATCATCGATGCTGGCACCGGTGGGGTGCTCGGCCAGGTACAGGTCGCGGCCACCCCGGCGGGGTATGCCGAGCTGGTCGAGTTCGTCGATACCCACCTACGCGGTGAGGATGAGGCTGATATCGAGACCGATCCGTGCGCCGCCACTGGTGGACGGGCGTGGGCGATCGAGGGCACCCGCTCCCACGGGGCGGGTCTGACCCGACATCTACAGGCTCGTGGTGAGCTGGTCATCGAGATCGACCGCCCGCAACGGGCCAAGCGCCGCCGTGGAGCCAAGTCCGACCCGATCGACGCAGTCCGCGCCGCACGGGAAGCGTTAACCCGCGAGCACCTAGCCACCCCACGCTCAGGCGGGAACCGGCACGCCCTCGCGATCCTGCTGAGCACCCGAGACTCCCTCGTGACCGAAGCAGGCCGCGCCGCACGGCAAGTGTTCCACCTCATCATCACCGCCCCCGAACCCCTGCGAGCGAAGTTCGCCGGCAAGAAACTGCCCGCGATGATCACCACCGCCGCCCGGCTACGCACCCGGCCCGGTCAAGACATCGAGACCACCACCACGATCACCATCCTGCGCGACCTGGCCCGCCGCGCCCAAGACCTGACCACACAAGCGGCCCAGTACAAGAAACAGATCCACCACATCGTGACCAGCATGCGCGCCGACCTGCTCGATCAGCCCGGCATCGGCCCCATCGTGGCCGCACGAATCCTGTGCGCCTGGTCCCACCCCGGACGCATCCACTCCGAAGCCGCATTCGCCATGCTCGCCGGCGTCGCCCCCATCCCAGCCACCAGCGGCAGAACCACCAACCGACACCGCCTCAACCGCCACGGCGACCGCCAACTCAACCGAGCACTCCACGTCATCGTCCTGACCCGACTACGCCACGACCCACACACCCGCGCCTACGCCCAACGCCGCACCACCCAAGGCCGCACCCACCGCGAAATCACCCGCTGCCTCAAACGCTACATAGCCCGCGACATCTACCGACAACTCGAACACCACAACCCCACAAACACCCCTTGA
- a CDS encoding sulfatase family protein: MILITTDQQRYDTLGVTGNEHVRTPAIDALAARGTLFTHTYIQNPVCMPSRACLNTGRYVHQHGVEYMRSDIEATPGLPPDETTLAERLQQHGYHTAAFGKIHLLPPRGFDELRLTQGKGARWTVSSGSPLGPAQLGPVYENWLEERNPGAYERIYESRRTSEYTDFDTAVPVPIPAEEYIDSWIGANAADYVSRERDGPFFAAVGFCGPHTPFDPPEPYASMYDPRSMPVPDLFDAVSGSALVGDRRPQFDGPERDENIRRIVAYYWGMMTLIDDMVATIVAAAEQRNDGRDTVIIMTTDHGEMLGDYGTLGKANFIESVIRVPLTVTSLSGAHGTPGREVGDLVEHVDVASTVLDLAGIAPPPELPGQSLRGYCHERLDDPEPRSSALCEFTTNDRRHRSKCVRTQRYKYIFHDGGRAPELYDLQEDPGELVNLAGDPANDHLVRRHAQLLLDRLTGTAINAWNATPAARFPADIDDYGRPIAPLPLSETAP; encoded by the coding sequence ATGATTCTGATCACCACGGACCAGCAGCGCTACGACACTCTCGGCGTGACCGGCAACGAGCATGTGCGCACGCCCGCCATCGACGCGCTCGCCGCGCGCGGGACGCTGTTCACCCATACCTATATCCAGAACCCGGTGTGCATGCCGAGCCGGGCCTGCTTGAACACTGGGCGGTACGTGCATCAGCACGGCGTGGAGTACATGCGCAGCGACATCGAGGCCACGCCTGGTCTGCCACCCGACGAGACGACACTCGCTGAGCGGCTCCAGCAGCATGGCTATCACACGGCGGCCTTCGGGAAGATCCATCTGCTCCCACCCCGCGGATTCGACGAGCTACGACTCACGCAGGGCAAGGGAGCGCGCTGGACGGTCTCCTCGGGGTCTCCACTGGGTCCGGCGCAGCTCGGCCCGGTCTATGAGAACTGGCTCGAGGAGCGCAACCCGGGCGCCTACGAGCGCATCTACGAATCGCGTCGCACGTCCGAGTACACGGACTTCGACACGGCCGTCCCGGTCCCGATCCCGGCCGAGGAGTACATCGACTCCTGGATCGGGGCCAACGCGGCCGACTACGTCAGCAGAGAGCGCGACGGGCCGTTCTTCGCCGCCGTGGGCTTCTGCGGTCCACACACGCCGTTCGACCCACCCGAGCCCTACGCGAGTATGTACGACCCCAGATCCATGCCGGTGCCTGATCTGTTCGATGCTGTCAGCGGGTCGGCCTTGGTGGGAGACCGTCGTCCGCAGTTCGATGGACCCGAGCGCGACGAGAACATTCGCCGGATCGTTGCCTACTACTGGGGGATGATGACTCTGATCGATGACATGGTGGCCACCATCGTCGCAGCGGCCGAGCAACGCAACGACGGCCGCGACACTGTCATCATCATGACCACCGACCACGGTGAGATGCTGGGCGACTACGGAACCCTCGGCAAAGCGAACTTCATCGAGTCCGTCATCCGCGTACCGCTGACGGTCACCTCGCTCTCTGGTGCCCACGGCACACCTGGTCGCGAGGTCGGCGACCTCGTCGAGCACGTCGATGTGGCGTCCACGGTGCTGGACCTGGCCGGGATCGCGCCACCTCCGGAGCTTCCGGGCCAGAGCCTGCGCGGCTACTGCCACGAACGCCTCGACGATCCTGAACCACGCTCGTCGGCGCTGTGCGAGTTCACCACCAACGACCGTCGACACCGCAGCAAATGCGTGCGCACGCAGCGGTACAAGTACATCTTTCACGACGGCGGTCGCGCTCCGGAGCTCTACGACCTCCAGGAGGACCCTGGCGAGTTGGTCAACCTGGCCGGCGATCCTGCGAACGACCACCTGGTGCGACGCCATGCCCAACTGCTGCTCGACCGGCTGACGGGCACCGCCATCAACGCGTGGAATGCCACTCCGGCTGCACGATTCCCTGCCGACATCGATGACTACGGGCGCCCGATCGCACCGCTGCCTCTTTCGGAGACCGCCCCTTGA
- a CDS encoding carbohydrate ABC transporter permease encodes MTETMTSGTPTRSHTSQHRRSRFVRQARTLAPRHVVLIVTALITAFPFYSMVIISLQPGQAIVMPESLFPDAFSLDAFYEALGSRDIPRWAFNSTIYSVVSTVLVLLFASMAGYAFAKKKFAGRELIFWVFIAMLMIPYHLTIIPQYILVGDLGGLDTMWGMLIPTLANAQAMFLMRQFIHGIPDEILDAAKIDGAGEFRIYASIILPQTKPIMATLATFVFLWHWNDFLWPMISQQSSENYVLTVGLNTLQEEQSPLATVMAAAVISFIPTFLVFILLQRYFVRGVMMSGLK; translated from the coding sequence ATGACCGAGACCATGACCAGTGGGACGCCCACCAGATCGCACACTTCGCAACATCGGCGTTCCCGCTTCGTCCGCCAGGCACGAACACTCGCCCCTCGGCATGTGGTGCTCATCGTCACCGCATTGATCACAGCATTCCCGTTCTACTCAATGGTGATCATCTCCCTCCAGCCCGGCCAAGCCATCGTGATGCCGGAATCGCTATTCCCGGACGCATTCTCCCTCGATGCCTTCTATGAGGCATTGGGCAGTCGCGACATCCCACGCTGGGCATTCAACTCCACCATCTATTCTGTGGTGTCGACCGTACTCGTCCTGCTATTCGCCTCGATGGCGGGTTACGCGTTCGCCAAGAAGAAATTTGCCGGGCGCGAACTGATTTTCTGGGTCTTCATCGCGATGTTGATGATCCCTTACCACCTGACGATAATCCCGCAATACATCCTCGTCGGGGATCTTGGTGGCCTCGACACCATGTGGGGAATGCTCATACCGACCCTCGCCAACGCTCAGGCGATGTTCCTGATGCGGCAGTTCATCCACGGGATTCCGGACGAAATCCTCGATGCCGCCAAGATCGACGGCGCCGGCGAGTTCCGGATCTACGCCTCCATCATCCTTCCCCAGACGAAACCGATCATGGCCACCCTGGCGACATTCGTCTTCCTCTGGCACTGGAACGACTTCCTCTGGCCAATGATCTCTCAGCAGTCGTCCGAGAACTACGTGCTCACCGTGGGACTCAACACGCTGCAAGAGGAGCAATCGCCGCTGGCGACGGTCATGGCGGCAGCGGTGATTAGCTTCATTCCCACGTTCCTCGTGTTCATATTGCTGCAGCGCTACTTCGTGCGCGGGGTCATGATGTCGGGCCTCAAGTAG